From Brassica oleracea var. oleracea cultivar TO1000 chromosome C3, BOL, whole genome shotgun sequence, a single genomic window includes:
- the LOC106335512 gene encoding protein TIC 55, chloroplastic, with protein MAAPFLSSPLQITSTSPILFTKVTPTNQIHFNQRTASTCTSNKLRLLRRSAAAGTAVTDQTEGGEEVLINPTPEEEKREEVVDYDWTEEWYPLYLTRDVPDDSPLGLTVFDRQIVLYRDGEGTLRCYEDRCPHRLAKLSEGQLIDGRLECLYHGWQFEGNGKCVKIPQLPASAKIPKVACVKTYEVKDSQGVVWVWMSTKTPPDPEKLPWFENFARPGFYDISGVHELPYDHSILLENLMDPAHVPISHDRTDFTAKREDAQPLVFEVTERTNRGFAGTWGREKEGGKGSNLLRFSAPCVLQNNREFEGKDGVKNYFSGLFLCRPTGQGKSMLIVRFGVTKRSPLVQVLPLWFWHQNACKVFEQDMGFLSSQNEALMKEKVPTKELYLNLKSSDTWVAEYRKWMDKVGHGMPYHFGHRTISLPKVPPVVEHAPAGLIAGLSASYPAKGGIGTMQAPNLANRYFRHVIHCRSCSKVIKSFELWKNILFGTAVALTALAILVVSRQWKAVLLGSATLCSAAAYACLRAIQMNTNNFIRTHRRL; from the exons ATGGCTGCTCCTTTTCTAAGCTCCCCTCTTCAAATCACATCCACTTCTCCGATTCTCTTCACTAAAGTGACTCCCACAAACCAAATCCATTTCAACCAGAGAACAGCATCAACATGCACATCCAACAAACTCCGTCTCCTCCGCCGTTCCGCTGCCGCTGGTACCGCCGTGACGGATCAGACAGAAGGAGGAGAAGAGGTTCTGATAAACCCCACGCCTGAAGAGGAGAAACGTGAAGAGGTGGTGGATTACGATTGGACAGAGGAGTGGTACCCTCTGTACCTCACCAGAGACGTTCCCGACGATTCGCCGCTTGGTCTCACCGTCTTCGATCGCCAAATCGTGTTGTACAGAGACGGCGAGGGAACGCTTCGCTGTTACGAAGATCGGTGTCCACATCG GTTAGCTAAGTTGTCTGAAGGACAATTGATTGATGGGAGGTTGGAATGTTTGTACCATGGTTGGCAATTTGAAGGAAATGGCAAATGCGTCAAGATACCACAG CTTCCTGCGAGTGCCAAGATTCCAAAGGTTGCTTGTGTGAAGACCTACGAGGTGAAGGATTCACAGGGAGTTGTGTGGGTTTGGATGTCGACAAAGACGCCTCCAGACCCTGAAAAACTTCCTTGGTTTGAGAATTTCGCTAGACCCGGTTTCTATGACATCTCGGGTGTTCACGAGCTACCTTACGATCACTCCATCCTTCTAGAGAATCTTATGGATCCGGCTCATGTCCCTATCTCTCATGACAGAACTGACTTCACTGCCAAAAGAGAAGATGCTCAGCCGCTTGTCTTTGAGGTCACGGAGAGAACTAACCGTGGTTTCGCAGGGACTTGGGGACGGGAGAAAGAAGGCGGGAAGGGGAGTAATTTACTCCGGTTTAGTGCTCCATGTGTTCTGCAGAACAACCGGGAGTTTGAGGGAAAGGACGGGGTGAAGAACTACTTTTCAGGGCTGTTTCTTTGTAGACCTACAGGACAAGGGAAGTCTATGCTTATAGTTAGGTTTGGTGTCACGAAAAGATCGCCTTTGGTTCAGGTATTACCTCTATGGTTCTGGCATCAGAATGCATGCAAGGTCTTTGAACAGGACATGGGGTTTCTATCGTCACAGAACGAGGCTTTGATGAAGGAGAAAGTACCAACTAAGGAGTTATATCTGAACCTAAAGTCATCAGACACGTGGGTTGCTGAATATAGAAAGTGGATGGACAAAGTTGGTCATGGGATGCCTTACCATTTCGGGCATAGGACGATCTCTCTCCCTAAGGTCCCTCCTGTAGTGGAACACGCCCCTGCAGGACTCATTGCAGGTCTCTCGGCTTCGTACCCTGCAAAAGGTGGAATTGGTACTATGCAGGCTCCCAATTTGGCTAACCGCTACTTCAGACATGTGATCCATTGTAGAAGCTGCAGCAAAGTGATCAAATCTTTTGAACTCTGGAAAAATATCCTCTTTGGTACAGCCGTGGCCTTGACGGCTTTGGCCATTCTGGTGGTTAGTAGACAGTGGAAGGCTGTACTGTTAGGTTCAGCTACGTTGTGCTCGGCCGCAGCTTATGCTTGCTTAAGAGCTATACAAATGAACACCAATAACTTCATTAGAACACACAGAAGACTATGA
- the LOC106332189 gene encoding probable aminotransferase TAT3 — protein MATSGNDNCNANDSVWQFRGNGATSDAAAVTLRKLVFGMFKNCNFNNGKTILPSTTHSFKTCPEAEEAVAAAVRSGMANSYAPSPGIFNARRAVADYLNCELPTKLRPEDVYITGGCNQAIEIVIDSLAGNPAGNILLPNPGYPHYDARAIHSGVEVRKYDLLPERDFEIDLDGLEAAADKNTVALVLINPNNPCGNVYTYDHLKKVAEMAKKLGIVVISDEVYDKVVYGERPFVPMGTFASIAPVITFGSISKGWVVPGWRIGWMAMNDPNRILKNAGVVESIEDCLDLTPQPSFLLQEALPEILEKTPKEYFVKKNKAMKRNVELSFERLRDIPCLFCHKKPESCSYLWLRLDTSVLDYIENDLDFCTKLVSEESLILVPGVALGAKNWVRISIGTEESELAETFDRLKSFYSRHAISKENIKSHGDTVNQIVVAVI, from the exons ATGGCGACCAGCGGTAATGACAACTGCAATGCAAACGACAGTGTTTGGCAGTTCAGAGGAAACGGTGCGACGAGTGATGCAGCTGCGGTAACATTGAGAAAACTCGTGTTTGGAATGTTTAAGAACTGCAACTTCAACAATGGAAAGACCATCTTGCCCTCCACGACTCATAGCTTCAAGACTTGCCCTGAAGCGGAGGAAGCTGTGGCTGCAGCCGTCCGCTCCGGCATGGCCAACTCATATGCACCTAGCCCTGGAATTTTCAACGCTAGAAG AGCGGTGGCAGATTATCTAAATTGCGAGCTTCCTACTAAGCTAAGACCGGAGGATGTGTATATCACGGGCGGATGCAACCAAGCGATTGAGATCGTAATAGATTCTCTCGCAGGCAATCCAGCAGGCAACATTCTGCTTCCTAATCCAGGATATCCTCACTATGATGCTCGCGCTATTCACAGCGGCGTCGAGGTTCGCAAATACGATCTCCTCCCGGAAAGAGATTTTGAGATTGATCTGGATGGCCTCGAGGCTGCTGCCGATAAGAATACCGTCGCACTTGTCCTCATCAACCCCAACAATCCATGTGGAAACGTCTACACCTACGATCATCTTAAAAAG GTTGCGGAGATGGCTAAAAAACTCGGTATAGTGGTTATATCCGACGAAGTATATGATAAGGTTGTATATGGAGAAAGGCCCTTTGTTCCAATGGGTACATTTGCATCGATAGCTCCGGTGATCACGTTCGGATCCATATCCAAAGGATGGGTTGTACCTGGCTGGAGAATTGGCTGGATGGCCATGAACGATCCTAATCGCATTCTTAAAAATGCAGGG GTAGTTGAATCAATCGAGGATTGTCTTGATCTAACTCCACAGCCTTCATTTCTTCTTCAG GAAGCACTTCCTGAAATATTGGAGAAAACACCTAAGGAGTACTTCGTCAAGAAGAATAAAGCTATGAAACGCAATGTAGAGCTTTCATTTGAGAGGCTACGGGACATCCCTTGTCTTTTTTGCCACAAGAAACCTGAATCTTGTTCTTACTTATGG TTAAGGCTTGACACATCAGTGTTAGATTATATAGAAAATGATCTCGATTTTTGCACAAAGCTAGTCAGTGAAGAGAGTCTAATCCTTGTACCAG GAGTGGCTTTAGGAGCAAAGAATTGGGTGAGGATCTCGATCGGCACTGAAGAATCAGAGTTAGCGGAAACATTCGACAGATTAAAAAGTTTCTACAGTCGTCATGCCATTTCCAAAGAAAATATCAAATCCCATGGTGATACCGTTAATCAGATAGTTGTCGCTGTCATCTGA
- the LOC106332344 gene encoding FBD-associated F-box protein At2g26860-like — protein MDRISGLSDELLVKILSFVPTEVAVSTSILSKRWKFVWMWVRKLEFVMNHFGPDIALQDFINKNLPLLRAPVIEKFRLQCFYKSFRPEDINKWVGITVSRCIRELDINYFSFCHKEELAMLLPSSLYTCKSLVTLKLNGHRLLVDVPRTVSLPSLKTLLLHEVTYSTEDSLRLLLSYCPLLEDLVIGRDSDDHIRGIIIISPSLQRLTLPIDGGASYSNEYVIVTPSLKYIKVENYAAEGFSYLVAHMPKVEEADIIAENQHHLEKLFESITSVKRLSLNVWVNEEEEYMYHDGIYFSQLEYLKLCISFDYWLKLLFRLLQDSPKLRDLKIYVSCDDSRKYEAGSWNNDQSSVPECLLESLESFEFAGYRGRPEERDFVSFIFKNACRLKSSSITAPLYPDEETCSSTET, from the exons ATGGACAGAATCAGTGGATTATCTGATGAGTTACTGGTTAAGATACTATCATTTGTTCCGACAGAAGTTGCTGTATCCACTAGCATCTTGTCTAAAAGATGGAAGTTTGTCTGGATGTGGGTGCGTAAACTGGAGTTTGTAATGAATCATTTTGGGCCAGACATTGCACTTCAGGATTTTATCAACAAGAATCTTCCATTACTTAGAGCTCCGGTCATAGAAAAGTTTCGCCTCCAATGTTTCTACAAATCATTTCGACCTGAGGATATTAATAAGTGGGTTGGAATCACGGTTTCTCGCTGCATCCGCGAGCTTGATATCAACTATTTTTCTTTTTGTCACAAGGAAGAACTTGCTATGTTACTGCCAAGCAGCCTGTATACCTGCAAATCGCTCGTGACTTTGAAACTTAATGGCCATAGGCTTCTTGTGGATGTTCCTCGAACAGTTTCTCTTCCTTCACTTAAAACTTTGTTACTACATGAAGTGACTTACTCAACTGAGGATTCTCTTCGACTGCTTCTATCCTATTGCCCTCTTCTTGAAGATCTGGTTATTGGCAGAGATAGTGATGACCACATTAGAGGGATTATTATTATTAGCCCGTCTTTGCAGAGGTTAACCTTACCTATAGATGGTGGAGCTTCTTATTCTAATGAGTATGTGATAGTTACTCCGTCTTTGAAGTATATCAAAGTTGAGAATTATGCAGCAGAAGGATTCTCCTATTTGGTTGCGCATATGCCTAAAGTGGAAGAGGCAGATATCATTGCTGAGAATCAACATCATCTGGAGAAACTTTTCGAATCAATTACTTCTGTCAAACGCCTTTCTTTAAACGTATGGGTCAACGAAGAAGAAGAG TATATGTATCATGATGGTATTTACTTCAGCCAGCTTGAATATCTGAAGCTATGTATCAGCTTTGATTATTGGTTGAAGTTGCTTTTCCGGTTGCTCCAAGATTCTCCTAAACTACGAGACCTAAAAATCTACGTCAGT TGTGATGATTCAAGGAAGTATGAAGCTGGTAGCTGGAACAACGACCAGAGCTCTGTTCCTGAATGTTTGTTGGAGAGTCTTGAAAGTTTCGAGTTTGCAGGGTACAGAGGAAGGCCGGAAGAGAGAGATTTCGTGAGTTTTATCTTCAAAAATGCTTGTCGCTTGAAGTCTTCATCAATCACGGCTCCACTTTATCCCGATGAGGAAACTTGTTCCTCAACAGAAACTTGA
- the LOC106328454 gene encoding protein TOPLESS, whose protein sequence is MGDSTMILDETNRKNLIFLILQFLHEEGYEKSLHLLEQDSGAFFDYSYFSGFITNGKWKDAEDYLSAFTSPDTNTFSRKMFFDLYKWKFSEAPDRSGGSESANIFSNDLRRIPVFKDDGFEDLVEVIAVDDLRIPEKTGSVDKALVRASLCVDLRKLAESNPSLCGKLVFPNLNKSALLSLISLICPNSNVRMGGSKEDLIRLILQFLHEAKYKNTLHRFEQETKVFFNLNYLAEVMKLGEMGKAEEYLAAFTDKHANIYSKAMFLELQKLKWEATTPSGSLDNTSQKTKLLASVGVLAKKNPALKDILSFPKMAKSRLLTLMKQTMDWWRPHSCSNSNSLEHIPVVPYLCGEPSSLKNKLNGTGPRTKVGNCKLKEINHPSECSSLVLPDYWSGERIACLTYSPCGDYILALADDATHKLWTWSTGQNEFCKHTPRVLKEDVFPKPRLHQPMSGKTMKNEIATSVEDSTSCFAIKGSYLFSTSGGKIAVFDLKSFERVAAFGSPIKPMATYFIFIPVDLLAVGLDDGSILIHCLSSRKIKEKLDGHDQRITCLAFSRCFNVLVSSGADGKLCVWSTKRWLKLTSIDSIQNFCTRLNNVSSLVTQIQFDPYQIELLVVQDKWISRHAAPTLDCLRQWVPDESEAAITSATYSSDGEIICVGFRSESIKILDSMTFLIKCRINLTAFTQPIPSNIRVKVYPAVVAAHPSHPSQISVGLSNGRVIVLQPLGRGGWGEADAIEDDRDNSDGLEHCY, encoded by the exons ATGGGTGATTCAACGATGATCTTAGACGAGACGAATCGAAAGAATCTCATCTTCCTCATCTTACAGTTCCTTCACGAAGAGGGCTATGAGAAAAGCCTACACTT ACTGGAGCAGGATTCAGGGGCTTTCTTTGATTATAGCTACTTTTCTGGTTTTATCACCAATGGTAAGTGGAAAGACGCCGAGGACTACCTTTCAGCATTCACTAGTCCGGATACTAATACATTCTCAAGGAAGATGTTCTTTGACTTGTACAAGTGGAAGTTTTCTGAAGCACCTGATAG AAGTGGTGGCTCTGAATCTGCGAACATTTTCTCCAACGATCTGAGACGGATTCCTGTTTTCAAAGATGATGGCTTTGAGGATTTGGTTGAGGTGATTGCTGTAGACGATTTAAG AATTCCTGAGAAAACTGGGAGCGTGGACAAAGCATTGGTTAGAGCTAGTTTGTGTGTTGATCTCCGCAAACTAGCAGAAAGCAATCCTTCTTTATGTGGCAAACTTGTTTTTCCGAATTTGAATAAATCCGCACTGCTGTCCCTTATCTCCCTCATTTGTCCTAATTCTAATGTGAGAATGGGAGGTTCGAAG GAAGATCTCATTCGCTTAATCCTTCAATTTCTCCATGAAGCAAAGTACAAGAACACTTTGCATAG ATTTGAGCAAGAAACAAAAGTCTTCTTCAACTTAAATTATCTGGCTGAAGTGATGAAGCTCGGTGAAATGGGAAAGGCTGAAGAATACCTGGCAGCTTTTACAGACAAACACGCTAATATATACTCAAAGGCCATGTTTCTTGAACTTCAGAAGCTGAAATG GGAGGCTACTACCCCATCTGGATCTCTTGATAACACGTCGCAAAAGACAAAATTACTTGCGTCTGTTGGCGTGCTAGCCAAGAAGAATCCAGCACTGAAAGATATACTCAGCTTTCCTAAGATGGCAAAATCAAGACTCTTAACACTGATGAAGCAGAC TATGGACTGGTGGAGACCTCATTCATGCAGCAATTCTAATTCTCTGGAACATATCCCAGTAGTACCGTACCTTTGTGGCGAACCATCCTCTTTAAAAAACAAATTGAACGGAACAGGGCCAAGAACGAAGGTTGGTAACTGCAAACTTAAGGAAATCAATCATCCATCCGAGTGCAGTTCACTGGTTCTTCCTGATTATTGGTCAGGTGAAAGG ATTGCATGCTTGACATATTCCCCTTGTGGAGATTACATTCTGGCTTTGGCAGATGACGCCACACATAAACTCTGGACGTGGTCGACTGGCCAAAATGAATTCTGCAAG CATACTCCTCGAGTATTGAAGGAAGATGTATTTCCGAAGCCACGATTACATCAACCCATGAGTGGGAAAACTATGAAAAACGAAATAGCCACCTCTGTTGAGGATTCAACGTCTTGCTTTGCGATCAAGGGCTCCTATCTTTTCTCTACTTCAGGAGGAAAAATTGCTGTTTTTGATTTGAAGAGTTTTGAG AGGGTAGCTGCTTTTGGAAGTCCTATTAAACCTATGGCTACGTATTTTATATTTATTCCTGTTGATTTACTTGCCGTTGGGCTTGATGATGGCTCTATCCTCATCCATTGCTTATCCTCAAGAAAG ATCAAAGAAAAGTTGGACGGCCATGATCAGAGAATAACCTGCTTAGCATTTTCGCGCTGTTTTAATGTCCTCGTCTCATCAGGAGCAGATGGAAAG CTGTGTGTTTGGAGCACAAAAAGATGGCTAAAGCTAACAAGTATTGACTCTATTCAAAACTTTTGCACCCGGCTTAACAATGTGTCCTCTCTGGTAACGCAAATCCAGTTTGACCCGTATCAAATCGAGCTACTCGTTGTCCAAGATAAGTGGATAAGTAGACACGCAGCTCCAACTCTAGATTGCCTTAGGCAG TGGGTTCCTGATGAATCTGAAGCTGCAATTACTTCTGCTACATATTCTTCTGATGGTGAGATCATCTGTGTTGGCTTTAGAAGCGAGTCTATAAAAATTCTCGACTCCATGACATTTCTGATAAAATGTCGAATCAATCTCACTGCTTTTACACAACCCATCCCTAGCAACATCAG GGTCAAAGTTTATCCGGCTGTTGTAGCCGCTCATCCATCACATCCGAGCCAGATCTCTGTTGGGCTAAGTAACGGTAGGGTCATCGTTCTTCAGCCCTTGGGGAGAGGAGGATGGGGTGAAGCAGATGCAATTGAAGACGATCGAGATAATTCTGATGGCTTAGAGCATTGTTACTGA